CCGGCGCGAGCAGGCGGACAATCTGATTACCTACTGCGTTGAGCTCATCGAAGCTCAGATCATCGAGTCGCATTTTAAGCCCTCCTCTTCTCGGTTTGTTCAAAAAGGGAAATTTGCGCGCGCGGGGGCGCGCGCCCGGTCCAGGGAAACGGCCTAGAATATTTTTGAAATACCCCCTAGCGAAAACCTACGACGTCACGTAGCACCCGGCAAAGTGGGGTAAAACATCCGATTTTGCCCCATTTTTGCCGCGTAAGTGGGGACAAGCGAGGTTCCTTGCCCCATCTGTGCTACGCGCCGTCAGTGAAGAAGGTCCAGCGCCGCAAGGACGTCCGCGAGAATCGCCCGGGCCGTCTCCGCGTCCTCGCTCTCGCGCATGGCCTCGACGTCCAGGGTGACGGTCTTCCCGGGGCGGGTCCTCCCCTCGCCGTCCTCCCAGTCCGGGAGGCTCACCTGCAACCTCCCGGCCTTCGGGAACCACCTCAGCACGTTCTTGCCGCTCGCCGCCACGATAGGCTTCTCATTCTCCCAGTACCGATTCATGCTTACCGCCTCCTATCTCCCGGCCTCGGCGCCCTCGGGCCGGGTGAACGCCGCCACGGGCTTCTGTGGGGCGCTCGCCACGCGGCGGCGGGTCCTCCTGTCGCGCCAGGATGCCCTGCAAGCTCGGGTCACCCCCTCGCGCGCGATCCCGTTCCGGGGTTTTCGGAGGCGCGCGCCCGGTCCCGGCGGCCTGCGTCGGCTTGCGCGGTAGGGGGGTGCAAGCGTTACCTCAATCTGCCGCGCCAGGATGCCCTACAAGGGGGCTTTCGCACCTGCTCAGGTATCATCCCCTGTCCCGCCCGTTTCTCGCGGCTCCCGGGGCCTCCTGCGGGCCTCCTCGCGGGCTTCCCGCACCCGGGCTCTCAGCACAGCCTTCCCCCGCTCAAGCGCCCGCGTCCAAATCTCGCGGTCGTGGGCAAGCAGGCTCAGAAACTCGGCCTCCGTCAGGACCATAACGCACCTCGGCAAGCGAACCTCGATCATGCGCTCACCCCCAGACAACCGGGATTCCACCAGCACCGCCAGCGCCTGCCGCAGGCCGGACAGCGATACAGCGCGAGGAGGCAGCGAGGACAGGCGTCGGCTAGTTGGCGTCGCATACGCAATGCACCTCCTCGAACGCGCGTCCGGCCTCCTGCGAGGACCACCTTGCCACGATGCGCCCAGTGTCGGGCGGGCAGCACCTCGCGCACGTCCACGGACCGTAAGCGATGCTCTGCCAGAACAGGGTCCCGCCGCACCGGTCGCACACCGGAGGCGGGAGGTCCGGCGCAGGCCGCAACAGGCGCACCAGCTCAGTCTTGCGCCCGATTAGCGCGGCCTTCAGCTCAGGCCTGAGCACTCCTGCTGGAGCCTCCACGCGGAGCTTGTCCCCGACGAGGGATACACGAGCACCTAGGGAACGGAGGCGGTCGAGGACGGCCTCGGGAGTCATACCTCGAACACCTCCCGGTCGCCGGTCTTGCGGTCGGAGTGAAGGAAGTGAACCTTAGTGAACCTTTTTTCCGGTTTTTCTTCTTGTACTGTACTCTCGCGAGAAATATGGGAAATTGGTTCACTATCGTTCACTTGGTTCACTAACCCGATGCCGTACCACCAGAAGGGTCCCCCTGTGCTCCTGCGCCGCTCGAACCCGCGTTCCGCTAATCGCATGCCGAAGTTGCGCTGTGCTAACGGCCTTTCACCGTTCGCCTCGCACCACTCCACGTATGCCCTGTAGAGGTCCCCCGCTCTGGCCTTCGCGAGAGGGTTCACGGTGCAGCATTCCTCCAGGAAGTGCGCGAGAACGTCCATTTCGGCGCGATATGCCCCGGTCGCCTCGCGTACCTCGTCCGGCACTCCAAGACCGTGTTTCTGCCAGTCTAGGCACCCGCGCACAGCCCAGGCGAGAATGCCGGACAGCTCGGCCTCAAAACGGGCCATAAGTTCCCGCCTCGGGAGGCGTTCACCCTCGGGTATCCGCACGTCGAACGGGATAAGGCGAATGCGGTCCCAGATCGCGGCGTCCGTCCCTCGGATAACCGGCCTGTGATTCGTCCCAAGCCATAGCTTGAATTCCGGCTTGAATTCGAACCACTCGGCGCGCATGAACCGCGCCGTGATGGTGTCGCCTCCCGTGAGGTCCTTAATCTTCGCCTCAGCGAGCCTCCGGCCTTCCTCGGCCTCGGAGGCGTAGACGAACCGCGCACCCCTGAGCCTCGCTACGTCGTTCGGCACACCGTCCCGGTCACGCGCAAGGAGTGTGTCGGTTGTGGTCCTCGCTGCATAGTCGCCGAGGAGCAGTGCCACAGTCTCAAGGAACGTCGTCTTGCCATTTGCGCCGGTCCCGTAGAGGATGAAGCAAACCCGCTCGTCTGTGCAGCCGGTCAGGGAATACCCCACGGCGCGCTGGAGGAACGTCACCAGGTCCACGCGGCCTGCCATGATCCGGTCGAGGAAGGCGCACCATTGCGGGCAGGTGGCATTCGGGTCATAGACGACCGGCGCGAGCCTCGTGAGCAGGTCTCGCGGGTCATGCGGCCTCAACTCGCCTGTGCGCAGGTCAAGAGTCCCGTTCTGGCAGTTGAGCAGCCACGGGTCCCTATCCAGCTCCTCCGGGAGGACGGGAATCCCCGGCTCGGTCTTGAGGAGTTCCACCATCGCACGGATTTTCTGCGCCGCCTCGCTCCTCAATGCATGTTTCGCGAGGTCCTTTCGGCGCCGGTCGTCTTCCTCTGAAGCGGCCTCAAGGTACATGCGCCTAACAGTATCCTTCGCACGAGCCTGCACTTCGCCGGCCAGATCCTCCTTCCACCGCCTTCCATCCCAGACGAACCAACGCTGGAAGGGATGGCAGTAGCGCAGGTCGGGGCCGTGAGCTATCAGGAAGCGCCGCGCGTTTCCGAGGTCCGTCGTGTGCAAGTCCTCAAAAGGGTTGTGGAAACCTTCCTGCTGTGCTAACCTGGAAGTGGCCATGCTGAACCTCCTTCCGGAACCCCGGCGCGAGCCGGGCCTTTTCTACGCCTCGCCGTTCCGCGCCCGCTCCCACCGGGCCGTCTGCTCCTCGATCCAGCGCCGCAACCACGACGCCGGAATGCGGCAGGTCCGCCCCAAGCGAATGGTCGGGATCTCCCCACGGTTAATGGCCTCATAAAGGAAACTCCGGCTGTACCCGCACATTTGGGCCGCCTCGGTGACGGTCAAAAGCAACTTCTCAGGCATGGTCCCGCTCATCGTCGTCGCCCTCCAAATCCTCCACGGCGACGCCCAGGGCCGCCGCAAGCCTCTCCAACTGCGAGTGATACGGTTTCGCATACCCGCGCTCGAAAGCACTTATCAGCTGAGGATGCAGCCCCGCCAGGTACGCCAACTGCGTCTGCGTCATGCGGCGCGCCTGCCGCAGCTCACGCAACTTCCGCATGTTCTGTCGCCCCCCTTGACGGAATTTGCTTCTCGCGTTAAGTTTAAATCAGGGACACACGGGGTCCGAGTATCTTAGCGCGTGATTATCGCGTGATGCGTGGAGGCGTACCAGATTGGAGCTGATTCCTGGGCAATTTGAGTTCTTGTGGGACGTTCCGGACCGAGGCTTCGTGTGGGATGACGCCGCCGAGCTGCTTCCGGGCACCACGGGGAAGCCAGCGCCCGGCCAGCGCCGCCTTGCACCGCCGTATCTCGTCCAGCACCCAGAGACAACTTCCCGCCTGCGCCGTCGGCCGCTAGAGGATGGAACACTATTCTTGGAGTTTGCGTCTCTCGAACCCACTCCGGAGGCTATTCTCAAGTTCGCCAACAAGCATGGCTTCTTGGGCCTCACGGTTGCGCTTATGCCTGCAAACGGACGATCCGAGTTACGCTTAGGAGAAAGTCTCGCGGCCTGGGTTGCAGCGATAGAGGACATGCACGCCTACGTTCAGGTATGGGAAATGCTACAGCGTCGCGATGCGGGAGGGCTCGGGCAGTTTATCGTGTGGAGCCCCGACGGTAGCGGGGTCACGTTCTATGCAGGCGGTCTCGAAGACGTTCCGAGGGACCGTGGGGGCCTGCCCAGACACCCGTTCTACCATATCGCGCACAAGTATGAGTTCGCGGATCATCTCGCGAAGTGGAGGCTCGGAGACGTAATAGAACCCGCGCGGCTCCTGCTTGTGCGTGTGGTCAGCGAACGCCTCAACGGGCAAGCCTCGCCGCGCCTGCTCCTCAGCCGAAAAGGGAACGGGTTCGCGGGCTTCGTCATGCCAACGAACCTCTACAGTGCTATGTGGGTCCAGTTCTACCGTGCCATTTTGGGTGAAGCGCGGTATCGCCGATGCGAGATTTGCGGCCAATGGATGGACGTTACGTACTCCCGGCGGGATAAACGGCAACACACGGAATGCGGGTGGCGGGTGCGAGGACGACGGCGCAACGAAAAGAAACGCAAAGCACGGCAAGCATTGCAAGACACGGGAGGCACAGACAGGCCATAGCGCCGCGGGCCACGATAGGGGGCCGGGCGAAAGGAGAATGAACAGTGGGAGAGGCGATGGTTCTGGCACTGAGTCTGAACGATTCTAACCCTGGAATGCGGAGACTAATCATTGTCCGAGAGGGGGCAAACGGGCTCGAAATTCATGAGCGGCGCGTGTCTCGCGATAGCGATCCGCTACGGAGGCAGAGGGAAGAGGCGAGGGTCGCCTGTAAGCGCCATGACGATCCACTGTGGGGCGAGCTTGAAGACATATTCAGGGACGTTCCCGCAGCCCTAAGCCTGGAGGCGAAAGCCAATGTCGAAGCGTAGGGGTCACGGGGAGGGTTCCATCTACCAGCGTAAGGACGGGCGATGGTGCGCCACCGTCACCGTGGGCAGGGATGCCACCGGCAAGCCTAAGCGGAGGTACATTTACGGGCGCACAAGGAAGGAGGTCCAGGAACAGCTAACGAAGCTCCTTGCCGACGCGCAAGGCGGCCTGCCGATTGACGTGACAAAGCAGACGGTCGGGCAGTTCCTGCTGCACTGGCTGAATGACACCGTCCGGGGCTCTCGGGCGCCGAAGACGTACCTTCGGTACGAAAGCACGATCAATACCCACCTCATCCCCGCCCTGAGCAACATCCCCCTGGCGAAGCTCGCTCCACAACACCTTCTGCGCCTCTACAGGGAGCTACAGGACGCCGGCGGGCACGACAAGGCGCACAAGTGCCATGCGACCTTGCACTGTGCCCTGAGCACAGCCGTCAAGTTGGGGCTTATTCCTCGCAACCCTGCCGACCTTGTTGACGCCCCGAGGGTCGAGCGAAAGGAAATGCGGGTCCTCACACCCGAGGAGACCGCCAGGCTCTTTGATGCCGCCCGGGGCGATAGATACTATGCCTTATACGTCCTCGCGGCCACATGCGGCCTGCGCCTGGGTGAATTGCTCGGCCTGAAATGGCAGGACATCGACTTCGACGCAGGAACCCTCCAGGTGCAGAGGCAGCTTCAGTGGATTACGGGAGCAGGGCCGACGTTTAAGGAGCCGAAAACCAAAGGCTCCCGCCGCACAATCTACCTCCCCCGTCTCGCGATTGACGCCCTGAAGGAGCACCGCAAGCGGCAGGCCGCCGAAAGGCTCAAACTGGGCGAAGTATGGCAGGCTCAGGACCTCGTGTTCCCCTCCGAGATAGGAACGCCCGCTAATCCATCAAACATCTATAAGTGGTCCTGGCACCCGATTCTTGAGAAGGCAGGATTGCCCCGAATCAGAATTCACGATCTGAGGCATACCGCCGCGAGCCTCCTGCTCCTCGCGAACGAGAATCCCCGCGTGGTGCAGGAGCTACTTGGGCACTCGGATATATCGACCACGCTCGGGATATATAGCCATATCCTGCCCTCGATGAAGCAACGGGTCGCGGCCACGATGGACAGAATCCTTTCCCCTCAGCCCGAACAGCGCAGGGTCCGAGGGTCGGATGAACCTACGGTTATTTGACCAATGCTCGTTTCTGACAGCAAAACTGACAGCAATCGGAGAAGAAAAACGTGCATCTGGGTGGAAATGGTAGACATAACGCCCAGCTAGAAGGACGGTAAGGACGACTATGGACGGTTCGGAATGGTCTCCAAAACCGTAGGTTGCGGGTTCAAGTCCTGTCTCCCCTGCCAGAAAAGGTTTAGCCCCGCGAGAATTCGCGGGGTTTTTCTATTATGCCGCTGCTCCTAAGGTCGCGTCGCGGCTTCAAGGCTTGCGACGTTCCTTGCGCGGGCATCTTTGAGTCTACGGATGAGCGCCTCCGTGCGAGCGATCCGCGCGCGCGTTTCGCCGGGGCGGACGGTCGTCGCGAAGTAGAGCACCGCACCCTCGTTGCTTCCGCGAGGAAGCAGGTACAGGGGCATTACTACCTCCGAAAGGCTCTCCGCGTCACCGCCCGGAGTGGAAGCACCCTGCGTTTCATCAAAGGGGATCACCACGGCTTTATCCGCCTCCACACGATCAACGACACCAGTCCAGCACGCGCGCAGATCCTCGCTTCCATCATCCGCCGCGCCATGGATAATCCTCTCAAGGAGAACGCCGAGGCTGCCCACCACCAGCGTGACGACTATGGCTGTCGCCACGAGCCCCAGCCAAGCCCCTGGAGGGATCGTTTCCTGCTGCCGTGCCTGCCATGCGGGACCTCGGCCGGCCCGGGCACGCCTGCGCTTCATGAGCTCATCGCGTTCGTTCGGCATGTTCTCCACCCCAGTCGTCGCGGGCGCTCGCGCTCCAGCCCGCTCGCATGCCTTTGTTTTCTCCATGCGCCACCAGCGATCCTACGATGTAGTCCCATGTTCATCCTTTAGTTGGAGCACAACAAGTTGGAGCGTACGGGACACGCCCCCGGCCCGGGGACGAGCCAAGCCGCACGGCGCCGTCCAGCTAGGTCGTTGGCCCGGTTAGCGTAAGGTCTCTGTTGGTAAGTATAGGATGAATGAAGAAGAGAGGCCTCAGGCAGTTGGCTGGATGCCTGTTGCCTTGCCGCGCAGTCCTTGGTAGAATGAATGAGGCTACGGCTGGGAAGGAGACCGTCACGGCGTGAATATCATCCTCATCCGTCATGGCCAAACGAGGTGGAACAAAGAGGAAGTATTCCGGGGCAGGGCTGACATCCCCCTCGACAAGACCGGACTCGCTCAGGCTGAGGCGACCGCCAGAGCCCTGGCGCGGGTTGAGATCGCGGCGGTCTACTCGAGTCCTCTCGCAAGGGCGCACGAGACGGCTCGCATCATAGCAGGCCCCCACGGGCTTGACGTGCAGCTCGTCGACGGATTCACTGATATCGACTGCGGCGCGTGGGAGGGGCTACCCGTGCAAGAGGCCCGATCCCGCTATCCGCGCATGTTTGAGGCGTGGCAAAAGGCCCCTCACACCGTCACTTTCCCGGGAGGCGAAAGCCTCGACATCGTCTCGGCGAGAGCCTGGACGGCTCTCGAGCAGATCGCAGCCGACAGGACAAATGACGAGGCTGTCGTCGTCGTATCCCACCGAGTCGTCAACAAGCTCATCCTTCTTAAGGCGCTGGGCCTCGCGAGCTCGGCCTTCTGGAAGATCCGCCAAGACACCTGTTGCTTGAATATCATCGAGCACGGGCCGGGCGGGTACGTGCTTCGGCTGCTCAACGACAGGTGCCATCTCGTCGGGGGCCCGATCCCTGGCCCGACCCTGGATTTCTGAACCTGCTCAAGCAAGACCTCGCCGCCGTCATCACTCGCCATTCAGTTCTACGCCGTGCGCTTCGCAACCACCGGCAGTATCCCACGCAAATCCTCCACGATTGCGACGGGGCCGAAAGGCGCGAACTCCTCACGGCGGGTCAAGCCGTGGAGCACTGCGCAGAAGCGAACGCCCGCACGCCGCGCAGCCTCAGCGTCAACGAGGCTGTCGCCTGCGAAGAGCGTCTCGCCCGGTTCCACGTGGAGCACGGACATCGCCCTGAGAAGCGAATCAGGCGCAGGTTTGTGACGGGCCACGTCCTCCGCGCCGATTATGACGTCAAACGCCTCAAGCATGGCCTCCTTCTCGAGGATCCGCTCTATCCTGCGTCGGAGCTTGGTTGATACTATTCCCGTCACCACGCCCGCAGCCTTCAGGGTTTCGACGGTCCCCGCCACTTCGCCGTACATCTTGGTGCCTTCCACCATGACGTCCTCGGCCTTCTCCATGAAGAGAGCGGCAAGCGCAGCCTGGTCATAGCCCGGCGCGAGGATTCGGAACATCTCGGGAAGCGTCAGGCCCACGGTTCGCAGGACCTCGCGTTCGCCGCGCAACGGAGCGCCGACCGCACTCAACGCGTAGCGGACGCACTTCACGACCGGGTCCGACGAATCCGCAAGCGTGAAGTCAAAATCGAAAAGAACGCACCGGAACCTGGGAGACAAAGCCACACCTCCATAGCGGTCGCCCTCAACGCGACGCCCCACCTCGGGACTAGCTCACCCTGACGATCGCGCACTTGAGGTAATGGGTTTCCTCTACGCCCAGCATGATCGGGTGGTCCCTGGCCTGAGCCCGCAGCTCCACTAGCCTCGCCTCCCTGCCCGCGTCGGCCGCGGCGTCAGCGAGCATCGCGACAAACGCCTCCGGCCTCATATGGTATGAACACGAGCACGTCACGAGGATGCCCGAGGGCGCGAGGATCTTCATGGCGCGGAGGTTTACTTCCTTGTAGCCCCTGTATGCAGCCTCTACCGCGTGCTTGCCGGGTGCAAAGGCAGGAGGATCGACGATGACAAGGTCGAAGCGTTCGCCCTCGCTATCGAGCCGCCTCAGCACGTCGAAGGCGTTTCCCTCCACAAAAGAGACCCTGTCGGCGAATCCGTTCTTCTCGGCGTTCAGTCTCGCCACCTCGAGTGCGGACGCCGACGAATCAACCCCTACCACTTCACGCGCGCCGAAGGCCGCGGCATGAAGGGCGAAGCCCCCGGTGTAGCAGAATGCATCCAGCACTCGAGCACCGTCGCACCATGGCGCGATGGCCCTGTGGTTTTCCCGCTGGTCAAGGAAAAGGCCGGTCTTCTGCCCCAGTGCGACGTCCACCCAGAAACTCAGGCCGTTTTCCTGAGCCCAGAACGCCGTCGGAAACTGCCCGCTGACGAACCCCGACCTTTGACCGAGGCCTTCGAGCTCCCTCACTCGGGAGTCGTTGCGCTCGTATATCTTGCTCGTTCCCAGCAGGTCGCGGAGCGCGGCCACGATCATGTCCATCCTGACATCCATGCCAAGCGCGAGGGTCTGAACCACGCACACGTCTTCATACCTGTCCACGATGAGGGACGATAACATGTCCCCGTCGCTGAACACCACGCGATGGCACGGCGCCTCCGCGCCTATGGCCCTTCGGTAGTCGCGTGCAGCCGCAATTCGCCTGTAGAAAAACGTCTCATCGATGTTCTGCTCTTCCCAGGACAACACCCTCACGGTGATGCTGGATGCGGGGTTTATGAAGCCCCGGCCGAGGAACCTCTTCTTGTAGTCGACCACGTCCACTATGTCGCCTGGCGCCTGCTCTCCAACGATCGCATCGATCTCGCCAGCGTAAACCCACGGGTGCCGCGCCCGAGCGCGGCCGTCCCTTCCCCGTTTCAACACCACGTACGCCATCTGAGGTTGTCATCTCTTTCGCCTCGGGCCGGGCAGAGGATCATCCCCCCGGCGCGATTCCCAACATTTCTCTAGTTTCGGCAGGGGTCGCGATTTCCCTTCCGACCTCGCGTGCGATGCGGGCCACGCGCGCCACGAGTTGCGCGTTGCTTTGCGCCAGGACCCCCCTGGAATAGTATACATTGTCCTCGAACCCAACCCTCACGTGGCCGCCCATCACAATGGCCAGCACCGCGAGAGGGAGCTCGGCCTTGCCCACGCCCGCAACCTGCCACATGGCCCCTGGAGGTATCTGCCGCACGAGGTGCATCAGGTTATCCACGGTTCCCGGGATGCCTCCAGGCACCCCCATGACGAAATCGAAATAGAAGGGCTCCTTGAGAAGCCCTCGCCTCGCAAGCCTGAGGGCGTTGGCCACCATTCCGACGTCGAATACCTCGAGCTCCGGCTTTATGCCGAGCTCGGCCATTTTCACGGCAAACGCCTCTATGAGGGCGGGCGGGTTCTCGAAAACCCCGTCCCCGAAGTTCACCGTGCCGCACGTGAGCGTCGCCATCTCCGGGACCAGGGCCAGCGGGCGGAGCCTCTCTTCAGGCGGGGTGCCCACTGCGCCGCCAGTTGACACCTGCACTATGCAATCGCATCTCTCATGGATGAGGCGAATGGTCTCGCGGAACACCTGAACGTCCTGGGTAGGCCTCCCCTCACCGTCCCGCACGTGGAGGTGGATGATGGACGCCCCCGCCTCACGCGCCTCGGCCGCCGCCCGGGCGATCTCATCGGGCGTGAGCGGAAGGTTGGGATTGTCCTCCCTGGTGGTCTCGGCACCCGTGAGCGCCGCTGTTATTATGAGCTTATCGGCCGCCATTCCCGCCCCTCCTGCGCTGTCTGTCCTTCGGGACGACGCACGTCCCGCTCGCGCGCAGCACCAGCACCGGCTCGGAGAGAACCTCCGCGGCTGACGAATCCTGCGCAAGCGACGCGATGACCTTGTGGATCGTGAACTCCATCTTGCGCGAGGTGTTTCCAACGGCCGTTATGCGTCCTCTCGCCTCGAGGTAATCGCCGGCGTACACAGGCACGAGAAACTCAACGTTGTCGTATGCACGAAACAGCCCTTCATCACCGTCGTGCCGGATCAGGAGCTCTGTCGCCACATCGCCCAGGAGCTGCATGAGTCGCCCACCATCAACTATTCCCCCACCGTAGTGGCTGTCTTGTTGGCTCATCCTTACTCTTATTAGGGACTCCTCCATCCCGATCCCCCCAACCCCTCTAAGTGGTCGCCTCGCGAGCACGCCGGGCCCGCACATCGCACCTCCCCCCGGCCGGGGCACGCACCTGTTCGTCATGTTCCTTCGGAGCATGGCCCTTCGGAGGGCGTCCACGTGCCCATGCGTCTCGCGAGCTCCTGAGCTATGAACGCACCGACGTGCGACGGGACCGTGCCCGGTCCGAACCCCGCGTCGTATCCAAGCTCCACAGCGAGCTCGTGGCTTATCCGCGGGCCTCCCACTATGAGCAACACCCTGCCGCGCAGGCCCTCGGCCTCGACAAGCTCGGCCAGGTGTGTCAAGTTGTCTATGTGAATGTTCCTCTGGGTCACCACCTGCGAGACCAGGATCGCGTCCGCGCCAACCTCGATAGCCTTGGCGACCAGCGCCTCGTTGGGTACCTGACTGCCGAG
The nucleotide sequence above comes from Bacillota bacterium. Encoded proteins:
- a CDS encoding helix-turn-helix domain-containing protein, which translates into the protein MPEKLLLTVTEAAQMCGYSRSFLYEAINRGEIPTIRLGRTCRIPASWLRRWIEEQTARWERARNGEA
- a CDS encoding helix-turn-helix transcriptional regulator — translated: MRKLRELRQARRMTQTQLAYLAGLHPQLISAFERGYAKPYHSQLERLAAALGVAVEDLEGDDDERDHA
- a CDS encoding site-specific integrase; this encodes MSKRRGHGEGSIYQRKDGRWCATVTVGRDATGKPKRRYIYGRTRKEVQEQLTKLLADAQGGLPIDVTKQTVGQFLLHWLNDTVRGSRAPKTYLRYESTINTHLIPALSNIPLAKLAPQHLLRLYRELQDAGGHDKAHKCHATLHCALSTAVKLGLIPRNPADLVDAPRVERKEMRVLTPEETARLFDAARGDRYYALYVLAATCGLRLGELLGLKWQDIDFDAGTLQVQRQLQWITGAGPTFKEPKTKGSRRTIYLPRLAIDALKEHRKRQAAERLKLGEVWQAQDLVFPSEIGTPANPSNIYKWSWHPILEKAGLPRIRIHDLRHTAASLLLLANENPRVVQELLGHSDISTTLGIYSHILPSMKQRVAATMDRILSPQPEQRRVRGSDEPTVI
- a CDS encoding DUF3006 domain-containing protein; translated protein: MEKTKACERAGARAPATTGVENMPNERDELMKRRRARAGRGPAWQARQQETIPPGAWLGLVATAIVVTLVVGSLGVLLERIIHGAADDGSEDLRACWTGVVDRVEADKAVVIPFDETQGASTPGGDAESLSEVVMPLYLLPRGSNEGAVLYFATTVRPGETRARIARTEALIRRLKDARARNVASLEAATRP
- a CDS encoding histidine phosphatase family protein, yielding MNIILIRHGQTRWNKEEVFRGRADIPLDKTGLAQAEATARALARVEIAAVYSSPLARAHETARIIAGPHGLDVQLVDGFTDIDCGAWEGLPVQEARSRYPRMFEAWQKAPHTVTFPGGESLDIVSARAWTALEQIAADRTNDEAVVVVSHRVVNKLILLKALGLASSAFWKIRQDTCCLNIIEHGPGGYVLRLLNDRCHLVGGPIPGPTLDF
- a CDS encoding HAD-IA family hydrolase → MSPRFRCVLFDFDFTLADSSDPVVKCVRYALSAVGAPLRGEREVLRTVGLTLPEMFRILAPGYDQAALAALFMEKAEDVMVEGTKMYGEVAGTVETLKAAGVVTGIVSTKLRRRIERILEKEAMLEAFDVIIGAEDVARHKPAPDSLLRAMSVLHVEPGETLFAGDSLVDAEAARRAGVRFCAVLHGLTRREEFAPFGPVAIVEDLRGILPVVAKRTA
- a CDS encoding class I SAM-dependent rRNA methyltransferase; its protein translation is MAYVVLKRGRDGRARARHPWVYAGEIDAIVGEQAPGDIVDVVDYKKRFLGRGFINPASSITVRVLSWEEQNIDETFFYRRIAAARDYRRAIGAEAPCHRVVFSDGDMLSSLIVDRYEDVCVVQTLALGMDVRMDMIVAALRDLLGTSKIYERNDSRVRELEGLGQRSGFVSGQFPTAFWAQENGLSFWVDVALGQKTGLFLDQRENHRAIAPWCDGARVLDAFCYTGGFALHAAAFGAREVVGVDSSASALEVARLNAEKNGFADRVSFVEGNAFDVLRRLDSEGERFDLVIVDPPAFAPGKHAVEAAYRGYKEVNLRAMKILAPSGILVTCSCSYHMRPEAFVAMLADAAADAGREARLVELRAQARDHPIMLGVEETHYLKCAIVRVS
- a CDS encoding 3-keto-5-aminohexanoate cleavage protein — its product is MAADKLIITAALTGAETTREDNPNLPLTPDEIARAAAEAREAGASIIHLHVRDGEGRPTQDVQVFRETIRLIHERCDCIVQVSTGGAVGTPPEERLRPLALVPEMATLTCGTVNFGDGVFENPPALIEAFAVKMAELGIKPELEVFDVGMVANALRLARRGLLKEPFYFDFVMGVPGGIPGTVDNLMHLVRQIPPGAMWQVAGVGKAELPLAVLAIVMGGHVRVGFEDNVYYSRGVLAQSNAQLVARVARIAREVGREIATPAETREMLGIAPGG
- a CDS encoding 3-aminobutyryl-CoA ammonia lyase, with the translated sequence MEESLIRVRMSQQDSHYGGGIVDGGRLMQLLGDVATELLIRHDGDEGLFRAYDNVEFLVPVYAGDYLEARGRITAVGNTSRKMEFTIHKVIASLAQDSSAAEVLSEPVLVLRASGTCVVPKDRQRRRGGNGGR